A region of Nostoc sp. 'Peltigera membranacea cyanobiont' N6 DNA encodes the following proteins:
- a CDS encoding phycobiliprotein lyase has protein sequence MNIEEFFQLSAGKWFSHRTSQHLAFNESENSKSDIIIETLAVDRPEVIKLCQQYEVNPSSASCAIKINWNGTMEKDQTKHSGSTVLVSVPDADNGSEGKLLREIVDAEKTPVAGHYKFDSDGALILTIEDENIRSEERLWFASPNLRMRVNVLKSFGGFSITSFTSEIRMGGFPPAAKASEAANSVSS, from the coding sequence ATGAATATTGAAGAGTTTTTTCAGTTAAGTGCTGGTAAATGGTTTTCTCATCGAACTAGTCAACATTTGGCTTTCAATGAATCTGAAAATAGTAAGTCAGACATCATCATTGAGACGCTGGCAGTAGATCGTCCAGAAGTAATCAAACTCTGTCAACAGTACGAAGTTAATCCTAGTTCCGCCTCCTGTGCTATCAAAATTAACTGGAATGGCACAATGGAAAAGGATCAAACAAAACATAGTGGTTCAACTGTGTTAGTTTCAGTACCCGATGCAGATAATGGGTCTGAAGGCAAGTTACTGCGGGAAATAGTTGATGCTGAGAAAACTCCAGTTGCTGGACACTATAAATTTGACAGTGATGGTGCTTTAATCCTAACTATAGAAGATGAAAACATCAGGTCAGAAGAACGCCTGTGGTTTGCTAGCCCCAATTTACGAATGCGGGTAAATGTCCTCAAGAGTTTTGGTGGATTTAGTATTACTTCCTTCACCTCTGAGATTCGGATGGGTGGTTTTCCACCTGCTGCGAAGGCTTCCGAGGCGGCTAATTCAGTATCGAGTTAG
- a CDS encoding site-2 protease family protein yields the protein MGFWFLFLLLLGLATYLMVQQSVANITRTPVWLLWLVLMTPALLLSGWTLMYGTKLPPPPGLIVSSLFVCTLLYWILFQWGRRVPTDTQTQAQAQASESQPTIQPTAEPIVRPIEPAEETQLRNCFPWSVYYVQNIEYRPQSVICRGQLRTKASNAYQQIKTNIEAQFGDRFLLIFQEGFNGKPFFVLVPNTQAAKDKNTPQRDQERLTRPGLALLLLVATLITTTLVGMEIAGVSLPPLWEISSLFKVLSNPDVLFKGLPYAFGLMTILGIHELGHYLTAKSYKIRSTLPYFIPVPFFLGTFGAFIQMRSPIPNRKALFDISIAGPIAGFVATLPLLIWGLAHSDIVSLTEKTRLLNPDALNPKYSILLALLSKLALGSQLTAKSALDLHPVAVAGFLGLIVTALNLMPVGQLDGGHIVHAMFGQRTAIVIGQVARILLLLLSLVREEFLMWAIILLFMPLIDEPALNDVTELDNKRDIGGLLAMALLIVIILPLPQAIANFLQI from the coding sequence ATGGGATTTTGGTTTTTGTTTCTCCTCCTACTGGGGCTAGCTACTTATCTAATGGTGCAGCAAAGCGTCGCTAACATCACCCGCACGCCAGTATGGTTGTTATGGCTGGTTTTAATGACACCAGCATTGCTGTTGAGTGGATGGACGCTGATGTACGGAACTAAACTACCTCCACCACCAGGGCTGATCGTCTCGTCGTTATTTGTCTGCACACTGTTGTACTGGATCTTGTTTCAATGGGGGCGGAGAGTGCCAACAGATACACAGACCCAAGCCCAAGCCCAAGCCTCAGAATCACAGCCGACTATCCAACCTACCGCAGAACCAATAGTGCGTCCCATTGAGCCAGCGGAAGAAACCCAACTGCGAAATTGTTTTCCTTGGTCTGTATACTACGTTCAGAATATTGAGTATCGACCACAATCCGTAATTTGCCGCGGTCAATTGCGAACTAAAGCTAGCAACGCCTACCAGCAGATTAAGACTAATATTGAAGCACAATTTGGCGATCGCTTCCTGCTGATTTTTCAAGAAGGTTTCAATGGCAAACCTTTCTTTGTGCTGGTTCCCAACACTCAAGCTGCTAAGGATAAAAATACACCACAACGCGACCAGGAACGCTTAACTCGACCAGGATTAGCACTTCTATTACTAGTAGCTACTTTGATAACTACTACCTTGGTGGGAATGGAAATTGCTGGTGTTTCTCTTCCGCCTCTTTGGGAAATTAGCTCTTTGTTCAAAGTTCTATCTAACCCAGATGTCCTATTTAAGGGATTACCTTATGCTTTCGGACTGATGACTATTTTGGGCATTCACGAACTTGGGCATTATTTGACAGCTAAATCCTACAAGATTCGCTCCACCTTACCTTACTTTATTCCCGTACCTTTCTTCTTGGGAACTTTTGGTGCATTTATTCAGATGCGTAGTCCCATTCCTAACCGCAAAGCTTTATTTGACATTAGTATCGCTGGGCCAATTGCAGGCTTTGTCGCCACCTTGCCATTACTAATATGGGGCTTGGCTCATTCTGACATAGTTTCTCTAACTGAAAAAACCCGACTTTTGAATCCTGATGCCCTGAATCCCAAGTATTCAATCTTACTAGCACTACTCTCGAAACTAGCCTTAGGAAGTCAGCTAACGGCAAAATCAGCCCTTGATTTGCATCCAGTTGCAGTAGCTGGTTTTTTGGGACTAATTGTCACAGCTTTAAATTTAATGCCTGTGGGACAATTAGATGGAGGTCATATTGTCCATGCAATGTTTGGACAACGAACTGCGATCGTCATTGGGCAAGTTGCTCGTATTCTCTTGCTATTACTTTCGTTAGTTCGGGAAGAATTTTTGATGTGGGCGATTATCTTATTATTTATGCCGTTGATTGATGAGCCGGCACTGAATGATGTGACTGAACTGGATAACAAACGCGATATTGGGGGATTACTGGCAATGGCTTTGTTGATTGTAATTATTTTGCCATTACCGCAAGCGATCGCTAACTTTTTGCAGATTTAA
- a CDS encoding ATP phosphoribosyltransferase regulatory subunit: MVYQPAAGARDLLPLDVEKKRWIEDRLQQVFHRWGYHRIITSTLERMDTLMAGEAIQRQMVIQLQGEDDELGLRPELTASIARTVVTRMANTTYPQRLYYNANVFRRTWESRHNRQQEFYQAGVELLGAGGLLANAEVLLLVADCLAALGLRQWHLILGEAGITRSLLSAFPANLQDKVRSAIAHLDRITIDTLPLSDKLRDRAIIMLDMRGPSADVLQKVSSLDLDEEQREAVNNLKSLVELLESEKKFPLILDLSLIQTIDYYTGIVFEVVNDTESQARVLGRGGRYDQLLGLYHPQGENIPGIGFGLNIEDLYQILLSTQQLPQVTPASNWLVVPETQSANAPAFAYAQKLRDSTHLVRVEIDLGGRDADAIRQYARDRSIAQIAWIEADGSPKIESLR; encoded by the coding sequence ATGGTGTATCAACCAGCAGCAGGAGCCAGGGATTTATTGCCCTTGGATGTGGAGAAAAAACGCTGGATTGAAGATCGGTTACAGCAGGTGTTTCATCGTTGGGGATATCACAGGATTATCACCTCAACTTTAGAGCGCATGGATACGCTGATGGCAGGAGAAGCAATCCAGCGCCAGATGGTGATTCAACTACAAGGCGAAGATGATGAATTAGGGCTACGTCCAGAATTAACAGCGTCCATTGCTCGTACCGTTGTCACTCGCATGGCAAATACAACTTATCCACAACGGTTGTACTACAACGCCAATGTGTTTCGCCGCACGTGGGAAAGTAGGCATAATCGCCAGCAAGAGTTTTATCAAGCTGGGGTGGAGTTGTTAGGTGCTGGAGGATTGCTGGCAAATGCGGAAGTACTCCTGTTAGTGGCAGATTGTTTAGCAGCACTGGGTTTGCGGCAATGGCACTTAATTTTAGGTGAAGCGGGAATTACGCGATCGCTCCTGAGTGCATTTCCTGCTAATTTACAGGATAAAGTTCGTAGTGCGATCGCTCATCTCGACCGGATTACTATAGATACTTTACCCTTGAGTGACAAACTCCGCGATCGCGCCATAATCATGCTGGATATGCGCGGCCCCAGTGCAGACGTGTTACAAAAAGTTAGTAGTTTGGATCTAGATGAAGAACAGCGAGAGGCAGTGAATAACCTCAAATCCCTAGTAGAGTTACTAGAATCAGAGAAAAAATTTCCCTTAATCCTCGACCTTAGTCTCATCCAGACCATAGATTACTACACTGGGATCGTCTTTGAAGTCGTCAATGATACCGAGTCCCAAGCCAGAGTTTTAGGGCGTGGTGGTCGCTACGACCAACTTTTGGGGTTATATCATCCCCAAGGCGAAAACATCCCCGGAATTGGTTTTGGACTCAATATCGAAGATTTATACCAAATTTTGTTATCTACTCAGCAATTACCGCAAGTAACCCCTGCGAGTAACTGGTTAGTAGTACCAGAGACGCAGAGTGCTAACGCCCCTGCCTTTGCCTACGCGCAAAAACTACGAGATTCCACTCATTTAGTGCGGGTAGAAATTGATTTAGGGGGAAGGGATGCAGACGCGATTCGTCAATATGCACGCGATCGCAGCATAGCCCAAATTGCTTGGATCGAAGCTGATGGTTCCCCAAAAATTGAATCATTGCGTTAG
- a CDS encoding ABC transporter ATP-binding protein codes for MTNDYLLDVQNVHAGYIKDVDILQGVNFQVAPGELVTVIGPNGAGKSTLAKAIFGLLIPHTGTITFKGENIVGLKSNQIVQRGMCYVPQIANVFPSLSVEENLEMGAFVLNVPLKPIKDKIFTMFPRLSDRRRQRAGTLSGGERQMLAMGKALMLEPSLLILDEPSAALSPILVTQVFEQIKQINQAGTAIVLVEQNARKALEMANRGYVLESGRDAISGLGQELLNDPKVGELYLGAGKRH; via the coding sequence ATGACAAATGACTATTTACTAGATGTTCAAAATGTCCATGCTGGATACATCAAAGATGTAGATATCCTGCAAGGTGTAAATTTTCAGGTTGCTCCAGGGGAATTAGTAACAGTGATTGGCCCCAATGGTGCTGGTAAATCTACTTTGGCAAAAGCAATTTTTGGGCTTTTGATCCCCCACACAGGCACAATTACCTTTAAAGGTGAAAATATTGTGGGGCTAAAGTCCAATCAAATTGTTCAACGAGGAATGTGCTACGTACCGCAAATCGCCAATGTTTTCCCCTCTCTGAGTGTTGAAGAGAACTTGGAGATGGGTGCTTTTGTGCTTAACGTTCCCCTGAAACCAATTAAAGATAAAATATTTACCATGTTCCCCAGATTAAGCGATCGCCGTCGTCAACGCGCTGGTACTCTCTCTGGAGGAGAACGCCAGATGTTAGCGATGGGCAAAGCTTTGATGTTGGAACCTAGTTTGCTAATTTTAGATGAACCATCTGCTGCTTTATCACCAATCTTGGTGACACAGGTGTTTGAGCAGATTAAACAAATTAATCAGGCGGGAACTGCGATTGTATTAGTAGAACAAAATGCCCGTAAAGCTTTAGAGATGGCTAATCGTGGCTATGTACTGGAGTCGGGACGCGATGCTATCTCCGGCCTTGGTCAAGAACTATTAAACGATCCTAAAGTGGGTGAACTATATCTGGGAGCAGGTAAAAGACATTAA
- a CDS encoding inositol monophosphatase family protein, whose translation MTNIQIFLDIATEAALAAGAILQGYLGKLEDAIIEKGRPGDLVTAADKASEELILEILRRHFPKHSILAEESGKLGNQENQYLWAIDPLDGTTNYAHQYPFFAVSIGLLINGVPEVGVIYDPFHDELFSAATGLGATRNRRPINVSTTSELGKSLLVTGFAYDRRETSDNNYAEFSHLTHLTQGVRRSGSASLDLAYVACGRVDGYWERGLSPWDIAAGIILLQEAGGKVTAYDGTSVKIESGRILATNGYIHDSLSNELLQVPPLSAWV comes from the coding sequence ATGACAAATATACAAATTTTTCTAGATATTGCTACCGAAGCGGCCTTAGCTGCTGGTGCTATTTTGCAAGGTTACTTGGGTAAGTTAGAAGACGCAATTATTGAAAAAGGTCGCCCTGGTGATTTAGTCACGGCTGCTGATAAAGCCTCAGAAGAGTTGATTTTAGAAATTTTGCGTCGCCATTTTCCTAAGCACTCTATCCTCGCTGAAGAATCAGGCAAATTAGGTAATCAAGAAAATCAATACCTCTGGGCAATAGATCCTCTAGATGGCACAACCAACTACGCCCATCAATACCCATTTTTTGCCGTCTCCATTGGGCTGTTAATTAATGGGGTTCCAGAAGTTGGTGTAATTTATGACCCATTCCACGATGAGCTATTCAGTGCTGCTACTGGCTTGGGAGCAACGCGAAACCGTCGTCCCATTAATGTTTCAACAACCTCAGAACTGGGTAAAAGCCTGCTAGTGACAGGATTTGCCTATGATCGCCGCGAAACCTCTGATAACAACTACGCAGAATTTAGTCACCTCACCCATCTTACGCAAGGGGTTAGACGTAGCGGTTCAGCATCACTAGATTTGGCCTATGTTGCCTGTGGACGTGTCGATGGTTACTGGGAACGAGGGCTTTCTCCTTGGGATATTGCCGCCGGGATAATTTTGTTACAAGAAGCCGGGGGCAAAGTTACTGCCTACGATGGCACTTCTGTCAAAATTGAGTCAGGTAGAATTCTGGCCACAAATGGTTATATTCACGACTCCCTCAGTAACGAACTTTTACAGGTTCCGCCACTGTCAGCCTGGGTATAG
- a CDS encoding HEAT repeat domain-containing protein, whose amino-acid sequence MTALSLQEISTQLESPNLRDRMVALANLRHVSPEDAVPLIKKVLDDESLQLRSMAIFALGIKPTPECYSILVKILENDPDYGIRADAAGALGYLGDARAFEVLSRAFYEDTDWLVRFSAAVSLGNIKDPRARQLLLQALDSKEVVLQQAAISALGEIKDIESVDQILRFAQSDDWLVRQRLAEALGNLPTPKSVSALKYLEKDNHFNVAEAARIGLKQLEEMGNQA is encoded by the coding sequence ATGACAGCTCTCAGCTTACAAGAAATTTCTACTCAGTTAGAAAGTCCGAACTTACGCGATCGCATGGTAGCTCTTGCCAATCTGCGTCATGTTTCTCCTGAAGATGCAGTCCCTTTGATTAAAAAGGTACTAGACGACGAATCTTTGCAACTGCGATCGATGGCAATATTTGCCCTTGGAATCAAGCCAACGCCAGAATGTTATTCAATTTTGGTCAAAATTCTCGAAAATGACCCTGATTATGGCATCCGCGCTGATGCTGCTGGTGCTTTAGGATATTTGGGCGATGCCAGAGCCTTTGAAGTGCTTTCACGGGCGTTTTATGAAGATACTGATTGGCTAGTACGCTTTAGTGCAGCTGTTTCTCTAGGTAACATTAAAGATCCCCGTGCCCGTCAACTTCTTCTTCAGGCATTGGATAGCAAAGAAGTAGTATTGCAACAAGCTGCAATTTCTGCGCTCGGAGAAATTAAAGATATTGAATCTGTCGATCAAATTCTGCGCTTTGCCCAATCAGATGATTGGTTAGTTAGGCAGCGTTTGGCAGAAGCCTTGGGTAATCTCCCTACTCCCAAGAGTGTCTCAGCTTTAAAATATTTAGAAAAAGACAATCATTTTAACGTTGCTGAGGCAGCTAGAATTGGCCTCAAGCAGCTTGAGGAAATGGGCAATCAAGCTTAA
- a CDS encoding 2Fe-2S iron-sulfur cluster-binding protein — translation MSRTYTIKVRDRATGKTYTLEVPEDRYILHTGEKQGVELPFSCRNGACTACAVRVLSGEIYQPEAIGLSPDLRRQGYALLCVSYPRSDLEVETQDEDEVYELQFGRYFARGKVKAGLPLDEE, via the coding sequence ATGTCTCGTACATACACAATTAAAGTTCGCGATCGCGCCACCGGTAAAACATACACCCTAGAAGTGCCAGAAGACCGCTACATCCTGCACACAGGCGAAAAACAAGGGGTGGAACTACCGTTTTCCTGCCGTAACGGGGCTTGCACCGCTTGCGCTGTAAGGGTTTTGTCGGGAGAAATTTATCAACCAGAGGCGATCGGATTGTCGCCAGATTTACGTCGTCAAGGTTATGCCTTGTTGTGTGTGAGTTATCCCCGTTCTGACTTGGAAGTGGAGACACAAGACGAAGATGAAGTCTACGAACTCCAGTTTGGACGCTATTTTGCTAGGGGGAAAGTTAAAGCGGGTTTACCGTTAGATGAGGAATAA
- a CDS encoding carbonic anhydrase, whose amino-acid sequence MSRINGFVGRRDFLKFASFLGVAATVVADSFWNPEQTAVADIHPVNPNPISPNEAIRRLLDGNQRFIHQKRQYLSQSLERLLLVAKAQYPFAAILGCADSRVPAEIVFDQGLGDLFVVRVAGNVVSDTVIGSLEYSTTVLGSRLIVVLGHKRCGAVAEALKNEALPGRIGLIVEGIKPSIERVKFRTGDNMQDVVLANIQYQTEKLQESSTILAKLLGEGKLKIVGACYDIDTGKVNILT is encoded by the coding sequence ATGAGCCGAATTAATGGATTTGTCGGGCGACGTGATTTCTTAAAATTTGCCAGTTTCCTAGGTGTTGCAGCTACTGTTGTTGCTGATAGCTTTTGGAATCCAGAGCAAACTGCTGTTGCAGATATTCACCCAGTTAACCCTAATCCAATCAGTCCAAATGAAGCCATTAGACGCTTGCTAGATGGTAATCAAAGATTTATCCATCAAAAACGTCAATATCTCAGTCAATCACTAGAACGTCTACTATTAGTTGCTAAAGCTCAGTATCCTTTTGCAGCTATATTGGGCTGTGCAGATTCTAGAGTACCTGCGGAAATTGTCTTCGATCAAGGACTTGGAGATTTATTTGTCGTGCGTGTTGCTGGGAATGTGGTCAGTGATACGGTTATAGGTAGTCTGGAATACTCTACAACAGTATTAGGTTCGCGGTTGATTGTGGTATTAGGTCATAAAAGATGTGGTGCAGTCGCGGAAGCGCTCAAAAATGAAGCACTTCCTGGCAGAATTGGTTTAATTGTTGAGGGCATCAAACCATCTATAGAAAGGGTAAAGTTTAGAACGGGTGATAATATGCAGGATGTGGTTCTAGCTAACATTCAATATCAGACTGAAAAGTTGCAGGAAAGCTCAACAATTTTAGCCAAATTGCTTGGTGAAGGTAAACTAAAGATTGTCGGTGCTTGTTATGATATTGACACAGGTAAAGTCAACATTCTTACTTGA
- a CDS encoding J domain-containing protein, giving the protein MSFKIDRGLFKYDFIDHHAVLCVSVDADIKEIRKRYLQIARRLHPDSSFTESDEQKQLGNELLSKLVNPAYEKLVGDRTRTEYILILSQIGKRLLQESTSVTLNTDLGKQLAQTPNLDGVYKSAIAKLAQTQYDSLEQVLQVIAQVSELNLVYLMRSASKSSSSPPPVQPKVQSGTPQPNTPKNLPPEPAPPKEDSVVEQYVRRAQSLIDKNQFAQAKVELQDALKLEPKNSHCHSLIAMVYLKQNQLKMAKIHFDNALKLDPNDERALQWKPKIDKALGQQSSDHKVTSSPNNGDKLPDKSGSGGLFGGLFGGKKK; this is encoded by the coding sequence ATGTCTTTCAAAATAGATCGTGGACTATTTAAATATGATTTCATAGATCATCACGCAGTATTGTGCGTTTCAGTTGATGCGGATATCAAAGAGATTCGGAAACGCTATCTCCAAATTGCCCGCCGCTTACACCCGGATAGTAGTTTTACTGAAAGTGATGAACAAAAACAGCTAGGGAACGAATTGTTATCAAAGCTGGTTAACCCAGCTTACGAAAAACTGGTTGGCGATCGCACTCGCACGGAATATATTTTAATTTTGTCGCAAATTGGCAAGCGCCTGTTACAAGAGTCTACTTCGGTAACTCTCAACACCGACTTGGGTAAACAGTTAGCCCAGACACCTAATCTCGATGGTGTCTATAAAAGTGCGATCGCTAAACTTGCTCAAACTCAATATGATTCTTTAGAGCAAGTACTGCAAGTTATTGCCCAAGTTAGTGAGTTGAATTTAGTCTATTTAATGCGGAGTGCAAGCAAATCATCCTCATCGCCGCCACCTGTTCAACCCAAAGTCCAATCAGGTACACCTCAGCCAAATACACCAAAAAATCTACCACCAGAACCAGCGCCACCAAAAGAAGACTCGGTTGTAGAACAGTATGTTCGTCGCGCTCAATCTTTGATTGACAAAAACCAATTTGCCCAAGCCAAAGTAGAGTTGCAGGATGCTCTGAAGTTAGAACCTAAAAATAGTCACTGTCATAGCTTAATTGCAATGGTGTATTTAAAGCAAAATCAGCTAAAAATGGCAAAAATCCACTTCGACAATGCTTTAAAACTAGACCCCAATGACGAAAGGGCATTGCAATGGAAACCCAAAATAGATAAAGCTCTCGGACAACAATCTAGCGATCATAAGGTGACTTCATCCCCTAATAATGGAGATAAGCTACCAGATAAATCTGGTAGTGGTGGTTTGTTCGGTGGTTTGTTTGGTGGGAAGAAAAAATAA
- a CDS encoding thermonuclease family protein: MVVSLGSWVRKIAILVCLLLLVSCQSKNQLPNNQAQVKVARVVSGQSLEVLGMAEQPNLISQVRLVGVDAPDLRQRPWGEEAKEQLENLIGGAEESVTLEFDLEAKDKIGRTLAYVWKNKVLLNEELVKQGNAMFVGRSPNHKYDQRLERAQQWARLMGQGIWNPEKPMRLNPAEFRRQNL; the protein is encoded by the coding sequence ATGGTTGTGAGTCTTGGTAGCTGGGTGCGAAAAATAGCTATTTTGGTTTGCTTATTGCTATTGGTGAGTTGCCAAAGTAAAAACCAACTGCCAAATAATCAGGCTCAGGTAAAGGTAGCGCGGGTAGTTAGTGGGCAAAGTTTGGAAGTGTTAGGTATGGCTGAACAACCGAATTTGATTTCCCAAGTGCGGTTAGTTGGCGTTGATGCACCAGATTTGCGACAGAGGCCCTGGGGAGAAGAGGCAAAGGAACAGTTAGAGAATCTAATTGGTGGTGCGGAAGAATCAGTAACCTTGGAGTTTGATTTAGAAGCAAAAGACAAAATCGGGCGAACTCTCGCTTATGTGTGGAAAAATAAGGTGTTGTTGAATGAAGAATTAGTCAAACAAGGGAATGCAATGTTTGTTGGGCGATCGCCTAACCACAAATATGACCAGCGTTTAGAACGTGCCCAACAATGGGCTAGACTCATGGGCCAAGGAATCTGGAACCCAGAAAAACCCATGCGCCTCAATCCCGCCGAGTTTCGCCGCCAAAATCTTTGA
- a CDS encoding MBL fold metallo-hydrolase — MCPLPQHPSHTTKPPRSVFVDEVPSGSSLQSEFAQESIFAFPPNRDTLGGTSYFIVRNEGNILIDCPALDRTNQDFLAAHGGVRWLFLTHRGAIGKAAEIPQTFDCEVLIQEQEAYLLPGVTVTTFSQEFTLDAATQVIWTPGHSPGSSCLYYGQLGGILFSGRHLVPNHKGEPVPLRTAKTFHWRRQIKSLQFLLERFTPETLCYVCPGANTGFLRGKRVIDRAYQHLASLDLSTLLPIESLL; from the coding sequence ATGTGTCCTTTACCTCAACACCCAAGTCATACAACTAAGCCACCACGGTCTGTGTTCGTTGACGAAGTACCTAGCGGAAGTTCTCTGCAATCGGAATTCGCACAAGAGAGCATTTTTGCTTTTCCACCCAATCGGGACACATTAGGAGGAACCTCTTATTTTATTGTAAGAAATGAAGGCAATATCCTCATAGATTGCCCTGCCTTAGATCGAACAAATCAAGATTTTTTAGCCGCGCATGGAGGTGTGCGTTGGTTATTTCTTACCCATCGCGGCGCTATTGGCAAGGCCGCTGAAATTCCGCAAACCTTTGACTGCGAGGTGCTGATACAAGAACAAGAAGCTTATTTATTACCAGGCGTAACCGTAACTACTTTTAGTCAGGAATTCACTCTTGATGCTGCAACACAAGTAATTTGGACACCAGGTCATTCTCCCGGCTCATCTTGCCTATACTACGGTCAGCTTGGAGGTATATTGTTTTCTGGTCGCCATTTAGTTCCTAATCATAAGGGTGAGCCAGTACCATTACGCACAGCTAAAACTTTTCACTGGCGGCGACAAATTAAGAGTCTTCAGTTCTTATTAGAACGTTTTACACCTGAAACACTCTGCTACGTTTGTCCGGGAGCGAATACAGGTTTTCTCAGAGGGAAGCGTGTCATAGATCGAGCTTATCAACACTTAGCCTCTCTGGATTTATCAACTTTGCTGCCGATAGAGTCTCTACTTTAA
- a CDS encoding indolepyruvate ferredoxin oxidoreductase subunit alpha gives MPHTIVTEVCEGVADCVDACPVACIHDGPGKNAKGTDWYWIDFATCIDCGICLQVCPVEGAILAEERPDLQKTP, from the coding sequence ATGCCGCACACAATTGTTACAGAAGTCTGTGAAGGCGTAGCTGACTGCGTAGATGCTTGTCCAGTAGCTTGTATTCATGATGGCCCAGGCAAAAATGCCAAGGGAACAGATTGGTACTGGATTGACTTTGCCACTTGCATCGACTGTGGTATATGTCTCCAAGTTTGCCCAGTCGAAGGGGCAATTCTTGCAGAAGAACGACCGGACTTGCAAAAAACCCCTTAA